The Daucus carota subsp. sativus chromosome 9, DH1 v3.0, whole genome shotgun sequence genome window below encodes:
- the LOC108202577 gene encoding uncharacterized protein LOC108202577 — protein sequence MSVCVAVVGHQNNPLYIQSFTGADDALKLHHIVHCSLDVIDERVNNPKKAGPLLNETFLGLLYPADNYKVYGYLTNTKVKFILVTTDLDVRDASVRNFFRRFHSAYVDAVSNPFHVPGKKITSKTFAGRVSAIVNSFGSSTATE from the exons ATGAGCGTCTGCGTCGCCGTCGTCGGCCACCAG AACAATCCACTCTACATTCAAAGCTTCACAGGTGCAGATGATGCCTTGAAGCTTCATCACATTGTTCATTGCTCTCTCGATGTTATCGACGAACGAG TAAATAATCCGAAAAAAGCTGGACCGCTGCTGAATGAGACTTTTCTTGGTTTACTTTACCCAGCCGATAATTACAAAGT ATATGGGTATCTGACCAATACAAAGGTGAAATTTATATTGGTGACGACAGATCTCGATGTCAGGGATGCAAGCGTAAGAAAT TTTTTTAGAAGGTTCCACTCTGCATATGTTGATGCAGTCTCAAATCCATTTCACGTTCCTGGTAAAAAGATAACCTCCAAGACCTTCGCTGGAAGAGTCAGTGCCATTGTCAACTCATTTGGGTCAAGCACAGCTACTGAGTAG
- the LOC108201563 gene encoding disease resistance protein RPV1-like isoform X1 has product MAFVLWETLKESISAYADLSPVTLVIFVALGLALFYAIWVMFGPSARPHQQVSVVEDKNEVTTTQLAAVTSSPPWDVFLSFRGEDTRTKFSAHLYHALDQAGIVTFRDDPALPKGEEISTGLRQAIRNSKMFVVVISENYADSSWCLDELVQILSCKRTKNQVIPVFYYVNPSDLRRHTGSFGVALKKHKKRHSVDKIDKWKSALTEIAALSGYHLEEAKKSEADTIQNIVDNVLSQASTKVVHLERGLFGIDSAVEDIYQRLSMESNDVRALGICGMGGIGKTTIAKAFYNKYAHEFDASCFLENIKQNSQGASPLLSLLQKLLKELLRAKDFEVRDVKSALRKLGEILSYKKALVVFDDLDMDHSSYSDLLARICELISDGGRMIITSRDLNLPNQLKVKMSMSKVDTYRVKHLNKINSLELFSYHAFKQSKPPGKYLALSKSFVTYAGGLPLALKVLGSSLCGRTDVSFWKVKLKKVQKIPMENIQSILQLSYDELEDDTQKTIFLDIVLFFLGKKIDEANDVFRSCEFFPECGIPVLVERCLLIIDYDNRLQMHNLIQDMGRNIIHEESKHGECRHLYLEEASQALPNQDMDKIEALLVDCTMSINKYCHAELFERLPNLRLLKLVDVYDIKGNFKTSFHELRFISWHGCSWTHLPYSVHMQKLVFLDMPFSKLETLWKIAKLPSLRHLNLKGCKNLKELPHSIGRLTALSHLNLNDCVSLKRLPNPITQLTTLSSLNMRKCSNLKLLPEQLGDLKCLKMLDVSFTAIEQLPDSIAHLKKLVYLDLSCCTKLRNLPEQFGNMEALETFDAEASGIEQLPDSFSNLLKLRSLNLRYCSELKRLPEQVGKMQCLERLDASSSAIEELPDSIGSLPMIKELDFNKCEKLSCVPNSIGNLKSLRSLLLVGEDIIKIELIEAVTDIKLETLHLSCNIRVWLPIIVSVTSLTFLILYDECGSPSPTKPFSFFQLFNLKYLQLTNSTTHGSSFPELPLNLRSLQVENHASLEQVPELSYLKHLFKLSITRCCSLQSLHKLPPHLESLTVKDCTSLQEFPDLSMLRDLEQLDVYRNGSNLKVSLEENHLQLGRGYNKAFRATLQNREIAEWFDYKNREGCTLSFHVPPNLGDNFVGVALWVVYKCSPDRWSRVEAVITNKTEDTIAAPITIGFNYDIKDEVQSSIHCIRAEDISIKNGDKIMISFPQAEIEVNMCGAHIIKQPSSIVK; this is encoded by the exons ATGGCTTTTGTGTTATGGGAAACTTTGAAAGAATCAATCTCAGCATACGCAGATCTCTCACCTGTGACTTTGGTTATATTTGTAGCTTTGGGACTTGCCTTGTTCTATGCTATTTGGGTGATGTTTGGGCCCTCTGCTCGGCCACACCAGCAAGTCTCAGTGGTGGAAGACAAGAATGAAGTTACAACTACTCAATTAGCTGCTGTCACTTCATCCCCTCCATGGGATGTCTTTTTGAGTTTTCGTGGAGAAGACACTCGCACAAAGTTCAGTGCACATCTTTACCATGCTTTGGATCAGGCCGGAATTGTTACCTTCAGAGACGATCCTGCACTTCCAAAGGGTGAAGAAATTTCAACAGGACTGCGTCAAGCAATCAGAAATTCTAAGATGTTTGTAGTTGTTATCTCAGAGAACTATGCTGATTCGTCGTGGTGCCTTGATGAGCTTGTACAGATCCTGAGTTGCAAGAGAACAAAGAATCAGGTTATTCCGGTGTTTTACTATGTTAATCCATCAGATCTACGACGCCACACGGGGAGTTTTGGTGTGGCTCTTAAGAAGCATAAGAAGCGTCACTCTGTTGATAAGATTGACAAGTGGAAGTCTGCGCTTACTGAAATCGCAGCTCTATCAGGATACCATTTGGAAGAGGCAAAAAA GAGTGAAGCAGATACAATCCAAAATATTGTTGACAATGTATTGTCACAAGCATCGACAAAGGTCGTACACCTTGAAAGAGGTCTATTTGGGATAGATTCTGCTGTCGAAGATATATATCAACGACTAAGCATGGAGTCAAATGATGTTCGCGCTCTTGGAATATGTGGGATGGGTGGAATTGGGAAAACAACGATAGCCAAGGCTTTCTACAATAAGTACGCCCACGAATTTGATGCGAGTTGTTTTTTGGAAAATATAAAACAGAATTCACAAGGAGCTAGTCCTCTACTTTCTTTACTTCAAAAACTCTTGAAAGAGCTTCTCAGAGCCAAGGATTTTGAGGTCCGAGATGTTAAAAGTGCACTAAGAAAATTGGGAGAAATTCTTAGTTATAAGAAAGCTCTCGTTGTTTTCGATGATTTAGACATGGACCATTCAAGCTACTCAGACTTGCTAGCAAGGATTTGCGAGCTGATTTCAGATGGTGGCAGAATGATAATTACGTCAAGAGATCTAAACCTCCCAAATCAACTGAAAGTAAAAATGTCAATGTCAAAAGTAGATACATATAGGGTGAAGCATCTGAATAAAATCAATTCACTAGAGCTCTTTAGCTATCATGCCTTTAAACAATCAAAGCCTCCCGGAAAATACTTAGCTCTGTCTAAAAGTTTTGTTACTTATGCGGGAGGCCTTCCACTAGCTCTAAAGGTGTTGGGTTCATCTTTGTGCGGTAGAACAGATGTGTCATTCTGGAAagttaaattgaaaaaagttcaaaaaattcCAATGGAAAATATCCAAAGCATCCTTCAACTGAGTTACGATGAGTTAGAAGATGACACACAAAAGACTATTTTCCTTGATATTGTGTTATTCTTCCTGGGAAAGAAGATAGATGAGGCTAATGATGTATTCAGATCATGTGAATTTTTTCCGGAGTGTGGGATACCAGTTCTAGTTGAGAGATGTCTACTAATTATTGATTATGATAATAGGCTTCAAATGCATAATCTTATACAAGATATGGGGAGGAACATTATTCACGAAGAATCCAAACATGGGGAGTGCCGGCACTTGTACTTGGAAGAAGCATCACAGGCTTTGCCAAATCAG GACATGGATAAAATTGAAGCCCTCCTTGTAGATTGTACAATGTCTATCAACAAATACTGCCATGCTGAGCTATTTGAAAGGTTGCCAAACCTGAGATTATTAAAATTAGTTGATGTCTATGATATCAAAGGAAATTTCAAAACTTCATTTCATGAGTTGAGGTTCATAAGTTGGCATGGTTGTTCTTGGACGCATTTACCTTATAGTGTTCACATGCAAAAGCTTGTTTTCTTGGACATGCCATTTAGCAAACTTGAAACATTGTGGAAGATTGCTAAG TTGCCATCTTTGCGTCACTTGAATTTGAAAGGATGCAAAAACTTGAAAGAATTGCCCCACTCAATTGGACGCTTGACTGCTCTATCCCATTTGAATCTGAATGATTGTGTGAGTCTAAAACGACTTCCCAACCCCATCACACAATTGACTACTCTGAGCAGTTTGAATATGAGGAAATGCAGCAATCTGAAACTATTGCCGGAGCAGTTGGGTGATTTGAAATGCTTAAAGATGCTTGATGTAAGTTTTACAGCAATTGAGCAACTGCCAGATTCAATTGCTCACTTGAAGAAGTTAGTTTATTTGGATTTGAGCTGCTGCACGAAGCTTAGAAACTTACCTGAGCAATTTGGGAACatggaagccttggagacatTTGATGCAGAAGCAAGTGGAATCGAACAACTGCCAGACTCGTTTTCAAACCTGCTTAAATTGAGATCTCTGAATCTGAGATACTGTTCAGAGCTGAAGAGATTGCCTGAGCAGGTGGGGAAGATGCAGTGTCTAGAAAGGCTAGATGCATCTTCTTCAGCAATTGAAGAATTACCGGATTCTATTGGATCACTGCCTATGATAAAAGAGTTGGATTTCAATAAATGCGAGAAGCTTTCATGTGTTCCAAATAGCATCGGCAATCTTAAATCACTTAGAAGTTTACTTCTTGTTGGTGAGGACATAATAAAAATTGAGTTGATCGAGGCCGTAACTGATATAAAGTTGGAGACCCTGCATCTGAGTTGTAATATAAGAGTTTGGTTGCCTATCATTGTAAGTGTTACTTCTCTGACATTTTTAATACTCTATGATGAGTGCGGGAGTccctccccaaccaaaccctttAGTTTCTTTCAGCTTTTCAACCTTAAATATCTTCAGTTGACTAACAGTACAACTCATGGTTCCTCCTTTCCCGAACTACCACTCAATTTAAGAAGCTTGCAGGTAGAAAACCACGCTTCACTAGAACAAGTACCTGAATTGTCCTACCTCAAACACTTGTTTAAATTGTCCATCACCAGATGCTGCAGCCTTCAATCTCTCCACAAACTTCCACCTCATCTTGAATCCCTTACAGTTAAAGATTGTACAAGCCTACAAGAATTTCCAGATCTGTCAATGTTGAGAGATTTAGAACAACTGGATGTTTATCGCAACGGCAGCAATTTAAAAGTCAGTTTAGAGGAGAATCACCTTCAG CTAGGAAGAGGGTATAACAAAGCATTTAGAGCTACTCTACAAAACAGGGAAATTGCAGAGTGGTTCGACTATAAAAACAGGGAAGGGTGCACACTATCTTTTCATGTTCCCCCAAACTTGGGAGATAACTTTGTGGGTGTCGCCTTATGGGTCGTTTATAAATGCTCCCCCGACCGATGGTCAAGAGTTGAAGCTGTTATCACAAATAAAACAGAGGATACGATAGCTGCCCCGATTACTATTGGttttaattatgatataaaGGATGAGGTACAATCAAGTATACATTGCATAAGGGCAGAGGACATCTCAATCAAGAACGGAGACAAAATTATGATTTCTTTTCCTCAAGCAGAAATAGAAGTGAATATGTGCGGGGCTCACATAATAAAACAGCCTTCTAGCATAGTCAAATAA
- the LOC108200446 gene encoding probable sugar phosphate/phosphate translocator At3g17430 yields MMNKSLFLTYLYLLVYILLSSGVILYNKWVLSPKYFNFPFPITLTMIHMGFSGAVAFFLIRVLKVVAPVKMTFEIYATCVIPISAFFASSLWFGNTAYLHISVAFIQMLKALMPVATFLMAVLCGTDKLRWDVFLNMLLVSVGVVVSSYGEIHFNVIGTAYQVTGIFAEALRLVLTQVLLQKKGLTLNPITSLYYIAPCSFAFLFVPWYFLEQPGMEVSQIKFNFWIFFSNAVCALALNFSIFLVIGRTGAVTIRVAGVLKDWILIALSTVIFPESIITGLNITGYAIALCGVVFYNYIKVKEVRSSQLPVESIPERITKEWKLEKKSSDIFTPDTEDDGNNGRIVSSASDLNVDEEAPLVPSSRISHIGRSQLSNRDA; encoded by the exons ATGATGAACAAGTCACTCTTTTTGACATACTTGTACCTACTTGTCTACATTTTGCTCTCCTCTGGAGTTATATTGTACAACAAG TGGGTTCTATCTCCAAAGTACTTCAATTTTCCGTTCCCTATAACTCTTACAATGATTCATATGGGATTTTCTGGAGCAGTAGCATTTTTTCTCATTCGTGTTTTGAAG GTTGTTGCGCCTGttaaaatgacatttgaaat ATATGCAACATGTGTGATACCAATAAGTGCCTTCTTTGCTTCAAGTCTCTG GTTTGGGAACACAGCTTACTTGCATATATCTGTCGCTTTCATTCAGATGCTTAAAGCCCTAA TGCCAGTTGCAACATTTCTCATGGCTGTTTTATGCGGCACTGACAAATTAAGATGGGATGTCTTCTTGAATATGTTGCTGGTCAGTGTTGGGGTGGTTGTTTCGTCATACGGGGAAATCCATTTTAATGTGATTGGTACAGCTTATCAAGTCACTGGCATATTTGCAGAAGCTTTGAGGCTTGTCTTAACTCAAGTTCTGCTGCAAAAGAAAGGCTTGACTCTCAATCCTATCACAAGCTTATATTACATAGCTCCATGCAG TTTCGCATTCCTATTTGTACCTTGGTACTTCCTGGAGCAGCCTGGGATGGAAGTCTCACAGATTAAATTCAATTTCTGGATCTTTTTCTCCAATGCCGTTTGTGCTCTAGCATTGAACTTCTCAATTTTCTTAGTAATTGGTAGAACTGGAGCTGTGACCATTCGAGTTGCTGGTGTTCTGAAAGATTGGATATTGATTGCTCTTTCAACTGTAATCTTTCCGGAGTCCATTATTACTGGACTGAACATTACTGGCTACGCAATAG CACTCTGTGGTGTTGTCTTCTATAACTACATAAAAGTCAAGGAAGTTCGTTCATCTCAACTTCCAGTTGAAAGTATTCCAGAAAGAATTACAAAG GAATGGAAGTTGGAGAAAAAATCATCTGATATATTCACACCTGATactgaagatgatggaaataatGGTAGGATTGTTAGTTCTGCTTCTGATCTAAATGTAGATGAAGAGGCACCTCTAGTTCCTTCATCTAGGATCTCTCATATTGGACGCTCTCAGCTAAGCAACCGGGATGCATAG
- the LOC108201563 gene encoding disease resistance protein RUN1-like isoform X2 — protein sequence MAFVLWETLKESISAYADLSPVTLVIFVALGLALFYAIWVMFGPSARPHQQVSVVEDKNEVTTTQLAAVTSSPPWDVFLSFRGEDTRTKFSAHLYHALDQAGIVTFRDDPALPKGEEISTGLRQAIRNSKMFVVVISENYADSSWCLDELVQILSCKRTKNQVIPVFYYVNPSDLRRHTGSFGVALKKHKKRHSVDKIDKWKSALTEIAALSGYHLEEAKKSEADTIQNIVDNVLSQASTKVVHLERGLFGIDSAVEDIYQRLSMESNDVRALGICGMGGIGKTTIAKAFYNKYAHEFDASCFLENIKQNSQGASPLLSLLQKLLKELLRAKDFEVRDVKSALRKLGEILSYKKALVVFDDLDMDHSSYSDLLARICELISDGGRMIITSRDLNLPNQLKVKMSMSKVDTYRVKHLNKINSLELFSYHAFKQSKPPGKYLALSKSFVTYAGGLPLALKVLGSSLCGRTDVSFWKVKLKKVQKIPMENIQSILQLSYDELEDDTQKTIFLDIVLFFLGKKIDEANDVFRSCEFFPECGIPVLVERCLLIIDYDNRLQMHNLIQDMGRNIIHEESKHGECRHLYLEEASQALPNQLPSLRHLNLKGCKNLKELPHSIGRLTALSHLNLNDCVSLKRLPNPITQLTTLSSLNMRKCSNLKLLPEQLGDLKCLKMLDVSFTAIEQLPDSIAHLKKLVYLDLSCCTKLRNLPEQFGNMEALETFDAEASGIEQLPDSFSNLLKLRSLNLRYCSELKRLPEQVGKMQCLERLDASSSAIEELPDSIGSLPMIKELDFNKCEKLSCVPNSIGNLKSLRSLLLVGEDIIKIELIEAVTDIKLETLHLSCNIRVWLPIIVSVTSLTFLILYDECGSPSPTKPFSFFQLFNLKYLQLTNSTTHGSSFPELPLNLRSLQVENHASLEQVPELSYLKHLFKLSITRCCSLQSLHKLPPHLESLTVKDCTSLQEFPDLSMLRDLEQLDVYRNGSNLKVSLEENHLQLGRGYNKAFRATLQNREIAEWFDYKNREGCTLSFHVPPNLGDNFVGVALWVVYKCSPDRWSRVEAVITNKTEDTIAAPITIGFNYDIKDEVQSSIHCIRAEDISIKNGDKIMISFPQAEIEVNMCGAHIIKQPSSIVK from the exons ATGGCTTTTGTGTTATGGGAAACTTTGAAAGAATCAATCTCAGCATACGCAGATCTCTCACCTGTGACTTTGGTTATATTTGTAGCTTTGGGACTTGCCTTGTTCTATGCTATTTGGGTGATGTTTGGGCCCTCTGCTCGGCCACACCAGCAAGTCTCAGTGGTGGAAGACAAGAATGAAGTTACAACTACTCAATTAGCTGCTGTCACTTCATCCCCTCCATGGGATGTCTTTTTGAGTTTTCGTGGAGAAGACACTCGCACAAAGTTCAGTGCACATCTTTACCATGCTTTGGATCAGGCCGGAATTGTTACCTTCAGAGACGATCCTGCACTTCCAAAGGGTGAAGAAATTTCAACAGGACTGCGTCAAGCAATCAGAAATTCTAAGATGTTTGTAGTTGTTATCTCAGAGAACTATGCTGATTCGTCGTGGTGCCTTGATGAGCTTGTACAGATCCTGAGTTGCAAGAGAACAAAGAATCAGGTTATTCCGGTGTTTTACTATGTTAATCCATCAGATCTACGACGCCACACGGGGAGTTTTGGTGTGGCTCTTAAGAAGCATAAGAAGCGTCACTCTGTTGATAAGATTGACAAGTGGAAGTCTGCGCTTACTGAAATCGCAGCTCTATCAGGATACCATTTGGAAGAGGCAAAAAA GAGTGAAGCAGATACAATCCAAAATATTGTTGACAATGTATTGTCACAAGCATCGACAAAGGTCGTACACCTTGAAAGAGGTCTATTTGGGATAGATTCTGCTGTCGAAGATATATATCAACGACTAAGCATGGAGTCAAATGATGTTCGCGCTCTTGGAATATGTGGGATGGGTGGAATTGGGAAAACAACGATAGCCAAGGCTTTCTACAATAAGTACGCCCACGAATTTGATGCGAGTTGTTTTTTGGAAAATATAAAACAGAATTCACAAGGAGCTAGTCCTCTACTTTCTTTACTTCAAAAACTCTTGAAAGAGCTTCTCAGAGCCAAGGATTTTGAGGTCCGAGATGTTAAAAGTGCACTAAGAAAATTGGGAGAAATTCTTAGTTATAAGAAAGCTCTCGTTGTTTTCGATGATTTAGACATGGACCATTCAAGCTACTCAGACTTGCTAGCAAGGATTTGCGAGCTGATTTCAGATGGTGGCAGAATGATAATTACGTCAAGAGATCTAAACCTCCCAAATCAACTGAAAGTAAAAATGTCAATGTCAAAAGTAGATACATATAGGGTGAAGCATCTGAATAAAATCAATTCACTAGAGCTCTTTAGCTATCATGCCTTTAAACAATCAAAGCCTCCCGGAAAATACTTAGCTCTGTCTAAAAGTTTTGTTACTTATGCGGGAGGCCTTCCACTAGCTCTAAAGGTGTTGGGTTCATCTTTGTGCGGTAGAACAGATGTGTCATTCTGGAAagttaaattgaaaaaagttcaaaaaattcCAATGGAAAATATCCAAAGCATCCTTCAACTGAGTTACGATGAGTTAGAAGATGACACACAAAAGACTATTTTCCTTGATATTGTGTTATTCTTCCTGGGAAAGAAGATAGATGAGGCTAATGATGTATTCAGATCATGTGAATTTTTTCCGGAGTGTGGGATACCAGTTCTAGTTGAGAGATGTCTACTAATTATTGATTATGATAATAGGCTTCAAATGCATAATCTTATACAAGATATGGGGAGGAACATTATTCACGAAGAATCCAAACATGGGGAGTGCCGGCACTTGTACTTGGAAGAAGCATCACAGGCTTTGCCAAATCAG TTGCCATCTTTGCGTCACTTGAATTTGAAAGGATGCAAAAACTTGAAAGAATTGCCCCACTCAATTGGACGCTTGACTGCTCTATCCCATTTGAATCTGAATGATTGTGTGAGTCTAAAACGACTTCCCAACCCCATCACACAATTGACTACTCTGAGCAGTTTGAATATGAGGAAATGCAGCAATCTGAAACTATTGCCGGAGCAGTTGGGTGATTTGAAATGCTTAAAGATGCTTGATGTAAGTTTTACAGCAATTGAGCAACTGCCAGATTCAATTGCTCACTTGAAGAAGTTAGTTTATTTGGATTTGAGCTGCTGCACGAAGCTTAGAAACTTACCTGAGCAATTTGGGAACatggaagccttggagacatTTGATGCAGAAGCAAGTGGAATCGAACAACTGCCAGACTCGTTTTCAAACCTGCTTAAATTGAGATCTCTGAATCTGAGATACTGTTCAGAGCTGAAGAGATTGCCTGAGCAGGTGGGGAAGATGCAGTGTCTAGAAAGGCTAGATGCATCTTCTTCAGCAATTGAAGAATTACCGGATTCTATTGGATCACTGCCTATGATAAAAGAGTTGGATTTCAATAAATGCGAGAAGCTTTCATGTGTTCCAAATAGCATCGGCAATCTTAAATCACTTAGAAGTTTACTTCTTGTTGGTGAGGACATAATAAAAATTGAGTTGATCGAGGCCGTAACTGATATAAAGTTGGAGACCCTGCATCTGAGTTGTAATATAAGAGTTTGGTTGCCTATCATTGTAAGTGTTACTTCTCTGACATTTTTAATACTCTATGATGAGTGCGGGAGTccctccccaaccaaaccctttAGTTTCTTTCAGCTTTTCAACCTTAAATATCTTCAGTTGACTAACAGTACAACTCATGGTTCCTCCTTTCCCGAACTACCACTCAATTTAAGAAGCTTGCAGGTAGAAAACCACGCTTCACTAGAACAAGTACCTGAATTGTCCTACCTCAAACACTTGTTTAAATTGTCCATCACCAGATGCTGCAGCCTTCAATCTCTCCACAAACTTCCACCTCATCTTGAATCCCTTACAGTTAAAGATTGTACAAGCCTACAAGAATTTCCAGATCTGTCAATGTTGAGAGATTTAGAACAACTGGATGTTTATCGCAACGGCAGCAATTTAAAAGTCAGTTTAGAGGAGAATCACCTTCAG CTAGGAAGAGGGTATAACAAAGCATTTAGAGCTACTCTACAAAACAGGGAAATTGCAGAGTGGTTCGACTATAAAAACAGGGAAGGGTGCACACTATCTTTTCATGTTCCCCCAAACTTGGGAGATAACTTTGTGGGTGTCGCCTTATGGGTCGTTTATAAATGCTCCCCCGACCGATGGTCAAGAGTTGAAGCTGTTATCACAAATAAAACAGAGGATACGATAGCTGCCCCGATTACTATTGGttttaattatgatataaaGGATGAGGTACAATCAAGTATACATTGCATAAGGGCAGAGGACATCTCAATCAAGAACGGAGACAAAATTATGATTTCTTTTCCTCAAGCAGAAATAGAAGTGAATATGTGCGGGGCTCACATAATAAAACAGCCTTCTAGCATAGTCAAATAA